The Haloarcula laminariae genomic sequence CGATTCGGGGAGCCCGAGGTCCAGCAACAGCGCGTCGTATCCCTCGGTTTCCACGTCCTTGATGGCGCCGAGCGATTCCAGCTTCGTGAGAGAGACGTCGTCGACGACGTGTGTGGCGCCGGCGCGGTCGAGATGGTGGTCGACGAGCTTCGCGTCGCCGGGGTTGTCCTCGACGAGTAACACGTCCAGGCGGGATGTGGCGTCGGACATACTCATCTCGGTGGTCGCTTGACGACGGAGAGCCAGAACTCCTCGATGGAGCCGACGATGTCGACGAACCCGTCGAAGTCGACCGGCTTCGTCAGGTAGGCGTTGGCGTGGTGGTCGTACGACTCGACGATGTCCTCCTCCGCCGCGGAGCTGGTCAGGACGACCACCGGAATGCGTCGCAGGTCCTCGTCGGACTTCATCTCGGCTAACACCTCCTGTCCGTCCATCCGGGGCATGTTCAAATCGAGCAGGAGCAGGTCCGGCCGGGGCGCCGAGTCGTACTCCCCCTCCTGTCTGAGAAACGCCATCGCCTCGACGCCGTCGTTGACGACGTGGAGGTTGTTGAGCACGTTCCCCTTCTCCAGTGCCTTCTCGGTCAGCTTGACGTCGCCGGGGTTGTCCTCGGCCAGCAGGATTTCGACCGCCCGGCTCGTCTCGGTCTCACTCATCCGTCTCCCCCTCCGGGGCGGCGGGGAGCGTAAAGCGAAACGTCGCGCCCGTCTCGTCGGATTCGGCCCAGATTCGCCCGTCGTGTCGCTGGACGATTCGCTGACAGACGGCCAGTCCGATACCGGTGCCGTCCGCGTCGTGCGCCCCGCCCCGCTTGAATATCTCGAAGATGTCTTCGGCCTTGCCATCGGGAATGCCCGGCCCGTTGTCCGAGACGCGGAACTCGACCATGCCGTCGGCTTCGGTCGCGTCGATATCGATGCGGGGCTCGACGCCCGCCTCGTCCGCGTACTGGATAGCGTTTTCGAGCAGGTTCTGGAGCACCTGTCCGAGCTGGTTGGGGTCGGCTCTGACTGCCGGAAACGACCCCGCCGAGACGGTGGCCCCGACCTCGTCGAGCCGCATCCGCAGGGCGTCCAGCGTTTCGGACACTACCGCTCCCGGGTCCGTCGGCTCGAACTCCCGCGCCTGCGTTTCGACGCGGGAGTACCTGAGCAGGGCGTCGACCATCTCCTGCATGCGGTTCGCGCCGTCGACGGCGTAGGCCATGTACTCCGCGGCCTCCTCGTCGAGTTCGTCCCCGTACTCGCTGTCGAGCAGGTCCACGTAGCTCGATACCATCCGAAGGGGCTCCTGCAGGTCGTGGGAGGCGATGTAGGCGAACTGCTGGAGCGCCTCGTTGGAGCGCTCTAGCTCGGCTTGCTTCGCCTTGAGCTTCGTCTCCCGCTCGACGCGGTCCAGCGCGGCGGCCGCCGTGCTCGCGAGAATTTCGAGCAGGAACCGCTCGTCGCTGTCGAACGGCGCTATCGCCGTGGAGCCGATACACAGCATCCCGTGTTCGTCCAATGGGAGACAGAGCAGCGTCCGGAGCTGTGTCTCCGTCGCCGACGGGTTCGCGAGCTCCTGGTAGTCCTCGACGACGGTCGGGTCGCCCGAGTGGAATATCCGGTGCTCGTCGGTCCCGGGACCTATCGGGGACAGCCCGGCCGGCCCGTCCGCGTCGGTCGCCGGACCAGCGGCGCCGATGGGATAGAGGGTGTCCTCGCTCCCGTCGTAGGACCACATCGCGGCCAGTGGCCGGTCGAGAATGCGCTGTGCGATTCCCGTGACGGTCTCGGCGACGGCCTCCTCCGAGCGGCTGTACAGCAGTTCGTTCGTC encodes the following:
- a CDS encoding response regulator; translated protein: MSETETSRAVEILLAEDNPGDVKLTEKALEKGNVLNNLHVVNDGVEAMAFLRQEGEYDSAPRPDLLLLDLNMPRMDGQEVLAEMKSDEDLRRIPVVVLTSSAAEEDIVESYDHHANAYLTKPVDFDGFVDIVGSIEEFWLSVVKRPPR
- a CDS encoding PAS domain-containing sensor histidine kinase, which gives rise to MASTGESPLYRDIFEVAPDPIVVHDADTGAVVNSNPAAAELLGFDRAELVGTHVGAFSPPGYTTEDANELIRAAVSSGSKTVEWAIRDADGDKRWVEVTLKRAEIDDRTRVVAFFHEITDRKDREQARLERNEQLTTLIDNLPVVVFTIDPDGVFTHSAGKGLESLGLEPGELEGVPVFEAYADYPHIVDAAETALNGDEVRVTQEVGELVFETWYRPLFDDGELSQVVGVSRDITDLKRREERVEALSDATNELLYSRSEEAVAETVTGIAQRILDRPLAAMWSYDGSEDTLYPIGAAGPATDADGPAGLSPIGPGTDEHRIFHSGDPTVVEDYQELANPSATETQLRTLLCLPLDEHGMLCIGSTAIAPFDSDERFLLEILASTAAAALDRVERETKLKAKQAELERSNEALQQFAYIASHDLQEPLRMVSSYVDLLDSEYGDELDEEAAEYMAYAVDGANRMQEMVDALLRYSRVETQAREFEPTDPGAVVSETLDALRMRLDEVGATVSAGSFPAVRADPNQLGQVLQNLLENAIQYADEAGVEPRIDIDATEADGMVEFRVSDNGPGIPDGKAEDIFEIFKRGGAHDADGTGIGLAVCQRIVQRHDGRIWAESDETGATFRFTLPAAPEGETDE